The Serratia rhizosphaerae genome has a segment encoding these proteins:
- a CDS encoding 5-formyltetrahydrofolate cyclo-ligase, protein MHFQPQFAKQRQDIRQQIRQRRRALSAQQQHTFARQTAERIASHPRIIAADSVAAFLSFDGELDTRPLIERLWHMGKRVYLPVLHPFSAGNLLFLHYHPDSVLRPNRFNILEPELDVRNVLPTSQLAVILAPLVAFDSQGQRLGMGGGFYDRTLQQWQHGGPYPIGLAHDCQQVDGIPTEHWDIPLPEIVTPSKVWAWQIAQ, encoded by the coding sequence ATGCATTTCCAACCTCAGTTCGCCAAACAGCGGCAAGACATCCGTCAGCAAATCCGTCAGCGACGCCGTGCGCTTTCCGCGCAGCAACAGCATACTTTCGCCCGGCAAACCGCCGAACGCATCGCTTCTCATCCGCGTATTATTGCGGCTGACAGCGTGGCGGCGTTTCTTTCCTTTGACGGCGAACTGGATACCCGCCCGTTAATCGAGCGCCTGTGGCATATGGGCAAACGGGTTTATCTGCCGGTGCTGCACCCGTTCAGCGCGGGCAACCTGCTGTTTTTACACTACCACCCCGACAGCGTGCTGCGTCCCAACCGTTTTAACATCCTCGAACCCGAACTGGACGTGCGCAACGTGTTGCCGACCTCACAGCTGGCGGTCATTCTGGCGCCGCTGGTCGCGTTCGACAGCCAGGGGCAGCGTCTGGGCATGGGCGGTGGTTTCTATGACCGCACGCTGCAACAGTGGCAGCACGGCGGCCCTTATCCGATAGGGCTGGCGCACGACTGCCAGCAGGTGGACGGCATCCCGACCGAGCACTGGGATATCCCGCTGCCGGAAATCGTCACCCCGTCCAAAGTCTGGGCCTGGCAAATCGCCCAATAG
- a CDS encoding YecA family protein encodes MSIQNTYPNYFTLSAALNQQAVALTAAEMHGLISGLLCGGNNDASWRTLVHDLTNEGVAFPQALSQPLQQVYDLIHETLSDDEFMFQLMLPEGEAVTVFERADALSGWVNHFLLGLGMMQPKLAQVKDEVGEAIDDLRSIAQLGYDEDEDQEELEQSLEEVAEYVRMAAILCYNEFNRRKPTAVENVKPTLH; translated from the coding sequence ATGTCTATACAGAATACATACCCAAATTACTTCACCTTGTCCGCCGCCCTGAACCAGCAGGCGGTGGCGCTCACCGCCGCTGAAATGCACGGTTTAATCAGCGGCTTGCTGTGCGGCGGTAATAATGACGCCAGCTGGCGCACGCTGGTGCACGACCTGACCAATGAAGGCGTGGCGTTCCCTCAGGCGCTGAGCCAGCCGCTGCAGCAGGTGTATGATCTGATTCATGAGACGCTGAGCGATGATGAATTTATGTTCCAGCTGATGCTGCCCGAAGGCGAGGCGGTTACGGTGTTCGAACGCGCTGATGCTCTGTCCGGCTGGGTCAATCACTTCCTGCTGGGCCTCGGCATGATGCAGCCGAAGCTGGCGCAGGTGAAAGACGAGGTTGGCGAAGCCATTGACGATCTGCGCAGCATCGCGCAGCTGGGCTACGACGAAGACGAAGACCAGGAAGAGCTGGAGCAGTCGCTGGAAGAAGTAGCGGAATACGTCCGTATGGCGGCAATCCTTTGCTATAACGAATTCAACCGCCGTAAACCGACCGCGGTGGAAAACGTCAAACCTACATTGCACTAA
- the serA gene encoding phosphoglycerate dehydrogenase, producing the protein MAKVSLEKDRIKFLLVEGVHQSTVDNLRAAGYTNIEYHKGALDTESLKASIRDAHFIGIRSRTHLSEDIFAAAEKLVAVGCFCIGTNQVDLKAATKRGIPVFNAPFSNTRSVAEMVLGELLLMLRGIPSANAKAHRGVWNKLAMGSYEARGKKLGIIGYGHIGTQLGILAEGLGMKVFFYDIENKLPLGNAQQVRHLSDLLNMSDVVTLHVPETPSTKNMMGKDEMALMKPGSILINASRGTVVDIPALCEALSSKHLAGAAIDVFPEEPATNSDPFNSPLCEFDNVILTPHIGGSTQEAQENIGDEVAGKLAKYSDNGSTLSAVNFPEVSLPAHSPNASRLLHIHENRPGVLTQINQIFAEEGVNIAAQYLQTGPEIGYVVIDIEAETERADAALQRMKAIPGTIRARLLF; encoded by the coding sequence ATGGCAAAAGTATCATTGGAGAAAGACAGGATTAAATTCCTGTTAGTGGAAGGGGTTCATCAAAGCACGGTGGATAATCTGCGCGCTGCCGGTTATACCAACATTGAATATCACAAAGGTGCGTTAGACACCGAGTCACTCAAGGCATCGATCCGCGATGCTCATTTCATCGGCATCCGATCGCGCACGCATCTGAGCGAAGATATCTTCGCCGCGGCCGAGAAGCTGGTGGCGGTAGGCTGCTTCTGTATCGGCACCAACCAGGTGGATTTGAAAGCGGCGACCAAACGCGGCATCCCGGTGTTCAACGCACCTTTCTCCAATACCCGATCCGTTGCCGAAATGGTGCTGGGCGAGCTGCTGCTGATGCTGCGCGGCATCCCGTCGGCCAACGCCAAGGCGCACCGCGGCGTGTGGAACAAGCTGGCCATGGGCTCGTACGAGGCGCGCGGCAAGAAGCTGGGCATCATCGGCTACGGCCATATCGGCACTCAGCTGGGCATCCTGGCCGAAGGGCTGGGGATGAAAGTGTTCTTCTACGACATTGAGAACAAACTGCCGCTGGGCAACGCGCAGCAGGTGCGTCATCTGTCCGATCTGCTGAATATGAGCGACGTGGTGACCCTGCACGTGCCGGAAACGCCATCGACCAAAAACATGATGGGCAAGGACGAGATGGCGCTGATGAAGCCTGGCTCGATCCTGATCAACGCCTCCCGTGGCACCGTGGTGGATATCCCCGCGCTGTGCGAGGCTCTGTCCAGCAAACACCTGGCGGGCGCGGCGATTGACGTGTTCCCGGAAGAGCCGGCCACCAACAGCGATCCGTTCAATTCGCCGCTGTGCGAGTTTGACAATGTGATCCTGACGCCGCATATCGGCGGTTCTACCCAGGAAGCGCAGGAAAACATCGGCGATGAAGTGGCCGGTAAACTGGCGAAGTATTCCGATAACGGCTCCACGCTGTCGGCGGTTAACTTCCCGGAAGTGTCGCTGCCGGCGCACAGCCCGAACGCCAGCCGCCTGCTGCATATCCATGAAAACCGCCCCGGCGTGCTGACCCAGATTAACCAGATCTTTGCCGAAGAGGGCGTCAACATTGCCGCTCAGTATCTGCAGACCGGTCCGGAAATTGGTTATGTGGTCATTGATATTGAAGCGGAAACCGAACGCGCCGACGCGGCGCTGCAGCGAATGAAGGCCATCCCAGGCACCATTCGCGCGCGTCTGCTGTTCTGA
- the ubiI gene encoding FAD-dependent 2-octaprenylphenol hydroxylase, whose translation MQSFDVVIAGGGMVGLALACGLQGSGLRVAVLEHRQPEQGVPEQLALRVSAINAASERLLQQIGVWDDILQLRASAYNAMEVWDRDSFGKIAFRGDECGFSHLGHIVENNVIQQALWRKAQTLSDVTLLTPAALKQVAWGENDAFITLEDGRMLSARLVVGADGANSWLRQHADIPLTFWDYRHSALVATIRTEEPHQATARQVFHGDGILAFLPFGDPHLCSIVWSVAPEEAERLSQLSPEAFNRELSMTFDMRLGRCTLESERLTFPLTGRYARSFADHRLALVGDAAHTVHPLAGQGVNLGFMDAAELIAELKRLQRQGKDIGQHLYLRRYERRRKHGAAVMLASMQGFRELFDGNNPAKKLLRDVGLRLADSLPGVKPKLVRQAMGLNDLPEWLA comes from the coding sequence ATGCAATCATTCGATGTGGTTATCGCCGGCGGCGGTATGGTGGGACTGGCGCTGGCCTGCGGCCTGCAGGGCAGCGGCCTGCGCGTGGCGGTGCTGGAGCACCGGCAGCCGGAGCAGGGCGTTCCGGAGCAGCTGGCGCTGCGCGTTTCCGCCATTAATGCGGCCAGCGAGCGCCTGCTGCAACAGATTGGCGTCTGGGACGATATTCTGCAGCTGCGCGCCAGCGCCTACAATGCGATGGAAGTATGGGATCGCGACAGCTTCGGCAAAATCGCCTTCCGCGGCGATGAGTGCGGCTTCAGCCATCTGGGGCATATTGTTGAAAACAACGTGATCCAGCAGGCGCTGTGGCGCAAGGCGCAGACGCTGTCGGACGTCACGCTGCTGACGCCGGCGGCGTTAAAACAGGTCGCCTGGGGCGAGAACGACGCCTTTATCACGCTGGAGGACGGCCGCATGCTCAGCGCACGTCTGGTGGTGGGCGCGGACGGCGCCAACTCCTGGCTGCGTCAGCACGCCGATATTCCGTTGACCTTCTGGGATTACCGCCACAGCGCGCTGGTCGCCACGATTCGTACCGAAGAGCCGCATCAGGCTACGGCGCGTCAGGTGTTTCACGGCGACGGGATTCTGGCCTTCCTGCCGTTTGGCGACCCGCACCTGTGCTCGATCGTCTGGTCGGTGGCGCCGGAGGAGGCCGAACGGCTCAGCCAGCTGTCGCCGGAGGCGTTTAACCGCGAATTGAGCATGACCTTCGATATGCGTCTGGGGCGCTGTACGCTGGAAAGCGAGCGGCTGACCTTCCCGCTGACCGGACGCTACGCCCGCAGCTTTGCCGACCATCGTCTGGCGCTGGTAGGGGATGCGGCGCATACCGTACACCCGCTGGCCGGGCAGGGTGTCAACCTGGGCTTTATGGACGCCGCAGAGCTGATCGCTGAACTGAAGCGCCTGCAGCGGCAGGGCAAGGATATCGGCCAGCACCTGTATCTGCGACGTTATGAGCGCCGCCGCAAGCACGGCGCGGCGGTGATGCTGGCCAGCATGCAGGGGTTCCGTGAGCTGTTTGACGGCAATAATCCGGCCAAGAAGCTGCTGCGCGATGTCGGCCTGCGGCTGGCCGACAGCCTGCCGGGCGTCAAGCCGAAACTGGTGCGCCAGGCGATGGGGTTAAACGACCTGCCGGAGTGGCTGGCGTAA
- the ubiH gene encoding 2-octaprenyl-6-methoxyphenyl hydroxylase: MSVIIVGGGMAGATLALALSSLTQGRVRIDVVEATRPGDRMHPGFDARAIALAQGTCQQLSRIGVWPALRDCATPISQVHVSDRGHAGFVNLSAQDYQVEALGQVIELYDAGQRLFALLENAPGVTLHCPAKVIDVTRSREQAEVLLDNGQRLSGQLMVAADGSRSALARACNVQWRQQDYPQFATIANVTSEQDPQGRAFERFTRHGPLALLPMSQGRSSLVWCHDRDDRERVDGWDDARFLQELQQAFGWRLGRMLQVGKRHSYPLSLLTAQQHVSHRLALVGNAAQTLHPIAGQGFNLGLRDVMSLAETVAEASQAGEDLGAYAVLGRYQQRRQQDQQATIGVTDGLIKLFANRYAPLVVGRNLGLVAMEHLPVVRDAFAKRTLGWVER, encoded by the coding sequence ATGAGCGTAATTATCGTTGGCGGCGGGATGGCCGGAGCGACGCTGGCGTTAGCGCTGTCGTCGCTGACGCAGGGCCGGGTGCGCATTGACGTGGTTGAGGCCACGCGGCCGGGCGACCGGATGCATCCGGGATTTGACGCGCGCGCCATTGCGCTGGCGCAGGGCACCTGTCAGCAGCTCAGCCGCATCGGCGTCTGGCCTGCGCTGCGCGACTGCGCGACGCCGATCTCGCAGGTGCACGTCAGCGACCGAGGCCACGCCGGCTTCGTCAATCTGTCGGCGCAGGACTATCAGGTCGAGGCGTTGGGGCAGGTGATCGAACTGTACGACGCCGGCCAGCGGCTGTTTGCCCTGCTGGAAAACGCGCCGGGCGTGACGCTGCACTGTCCGGCCAAAGTGATCGATGTGACGCGCAGCCGCGAGCAGGCCGAGGTGCTGTTGGATAACGGGCAGCGCCTGAGCGGCCAGTTGATGGTTGCGGCGGACGGTTCGCGTTCCGCGCTGGCGCGCGCCTGCAACGTGCAGTGGCGGCAGCAGGACTACCCGCAGTTCGCCACTATCGCTAATGTGACCAGCGAGCAGGACCCGCAGGGCCGCGCTTTTGAGCGCTTTACCCGCCACGGGCCGCTGGCGTTGCTGCCGATGTCGCAGGGGCGCAGCTCTCTGGTCTGGTGTCATGACCGCGACGATCGTGAACGGGTGGACGGCTGGGACGACGCGCGTTTTCTGCAGGAACTGCAGCAGGCGTTCGGCTGGCGTCTGGGGCGGATGCTGCAGGTCGGCAAGCGCCACAGCTACCCGCTGAGTCTGTTGACCGCGCAGCAGCACGTTTCCCACCGTCTGGCGCTGGTGGGCAATGCGGCGCAGACGCTGCACCCAATCGCCGGGCAGGGCTTCAACCTGGGGCTGCGCGACGTGATGTCGCTGGCGGAAACCGTGGCGGAAGCGTCGCAGGCCGGCGAGGATCTCGGCGCCTACGCGGTGCTTGGCCGCTATCAGCAGCGGCGGCAGCAGGACCAGCAGGCAACCATCGGCGTGACCGACGGCCTGATCAAATTATTCGCCAACCGCTATGCGCCGCTGGTGGTTGGGCGTAATCTGGGCCTGGTGGCGATGGAACATTTGCCCGTGGTGCGCGATGCCTTTGCCAAACGCACCCTGGGCTGGGTCGAGCGCTAG
- the pepP gene encoding Xaa-Pro aminopeptidase produces the protein MTQQEFQNRRQALLAKMAPGSAAVIFAAPEATRSADSEYPYRQNSDFWYLTGFNEPEAVLILIKSDETHSHSVLFNRVRDLTAEIWFGRRLGQEAAPARLGVDRALPFDEIDEQLHLLLNGLDVVYHAQGEYAYADRILYAALDKLRKGFRQNFQAPATVTDWRPWLHDMRLFKSAEELAVMRRAGEISALAHTRAMEKCRPGMFEYQLEAEIHHEFTRLGARYPSYNTIVGSGENGCILHYTENESEMRDGDLVLIDAGCEYQGYAGDITRTFPVNGKFSAPQRAVYDIVLASLNKALALFRPGTSIGEVNAEVVRIMVTGLVELGVMKGEVEQLIAEQAHRQFFMHGLSHWLGLDVHDVGHYGSPNRDRVLEPGMVLTVEPGLYIAPDADVPEAYRGIGIRIEDDILITPDGNENLTASVVKDADAIEALMAAAR, from the coding sequence ATGACTCAGCAGGAATTTCAGAACCGCCGCCAGGCGCTGTTGGCGAAAATGGCGCCGGGCAGCGCGGCGGTGATCTTTGCCGCGCCGGAAGCAACGCGCAGTGCAGATTCAGAATATCCTTACCGCCAGAACAGTGATTTTTGGTATCTGACCGGTTTTAACGAGCCGGAAGCGGTGTTGATTCTGATCAAGAGCGATGAAACGCACAGTCATAGCGTATTGTTCAACCGGGTGCGCGATCTGACGGCTGAAATCTGGTTTGGCCGTCGTCTGGGGCAGGAAGCGGCGCCCGCAAGGCTGGGTGTCGATCGTGCGCTGCCGTTTGATGAAATCGATGAACAGCTGCATCTGCTGCTTAACGGCCTGGATGTGGTGTATCACGCGCAGGGCGAATATGCCTATGCGGACCGGATCCTCTACGCCGCGCTGGATAAGCTGCGCAAGGGCTTTCGCCAGAACTTCCAGGCGCCGGCCACCGTCACCGACTGGCGGCCGTGGCTGCATGACATGCGGCTGTTTAAATCGGCCGAAGAGCTGGCGGTAATGCGCCGCGCCGGGGAAATCAGCGCGCTGGCGCACACCCGCGCGATGGAAAAATGCCGGCCGGGCATGTTCGAATATCAGCTGGAGGCGGAGATTCATCACGAGTTTACCCGCCTCGGCGCCCGCTACCCGTCGTATAACACCATCGTTGGCAGCGGTGAAAATGGCTGCATTTTGCATTACACCGAAAATGAAAGTGAGATGCGCGACGGCGATCTGGTGCTGATCGACGCCGGCTGTGAATATCAGGGCTATGCGGGCGATATTACCCGCACTTTCCCGGTCAACGGCAAATTCAGCGCGCCGCAGCGGGCGGTGTACGACATTGTGCTGGCGTCTCTCAACAAGGCGCTGGCGCTGTTCCGGCCGGGCACCAGCATCGGCGAAGTGAATGCGGAAGTGGTGCGTATTATGGTCACCGGTCTGGTGGAGCTGGGCGTGATGAAAGGCGAGGTTGAACAGCTGATTGCCGAACAGGCGCACCGCCAGTTCTTTATGCATGGCCTGAGCCACTGGCTGGGGCTGGATGTGCACGACGTCGGTCATTACGGTTCGCCAAACCGCGACCGGGTGCTGGAGCCGGGCATGGTGCTGACGGTGGAGCCGGGGCTGTATATCGCGCCGGATGCCGATGTGCCGGAAGCCTATCGTGGCATCGGCATCCGTATTGAGGACGATATCCTGATTACGCCGGACGGCAACGAGAACCTGACCGCCAGCGTAGTGAAAGACGCCGATGCGATTGAAGCGTTGATGGCGGCGGCAAGATAA
- the zapA gene encoding cell division protein ZapA, protein MSAQPVDIQIFGRSLRVNCPPEQQDALNMAADDLNQRLQDLKVRTRVTNTEQLVFIAALNVCHELAQERLKTRDYASNMEQRIRMLQQTIEQALLEQGRISDRQDDAQFE, encoded by the coding sequence ATGTCTGCACAACCAGTAGATATTCAAATTTTTGGCCGTTCGTTAAGGGTTAATTGCCCGCCAGAACAACAAGATGCGTTGAACATGGCGGCGGACGATCTTAACCAGCGGTTGCAAGATCTCAAAGTTCGCACTAGAGTCACAAATACTGAACAGCTGGTTTTCATTGCCGCGTTGAATGTTTGTCACGAACTTGCGCAAGAACGCTTGAAAACACGTGATTATGCGTCCAATATGGAACAACGCATCCGTATGCTGCAACAGACCATTGAACAGGCGCTGCTTGAGCAAGGTCGCATCTCTGACCGCCAGGATGATGCACAATTCGAATAA